The Agromyces sp. LHK192 genome includes a window with the following:
- a CDS encoding alpha-ketoacid dehydrogenase subunit beta: protein MAKAINAGLRDALRDDEKVLLMGEDIGSLGGVFRVTEGLKAEFGEHRVLDTPLAESGIVGTAIGLAMRGYRPVVEIQFDGFIFPAFDQITTQLSRQTLRHDGSVSMPVVIRVPYGGHIGSIEHHQESPEAYFAHTPGLRVVSPSNPHDAYWMIREAIESNDPVLYFEPKSRYWPKGAVDLDHAGLPLHASRVVRQGTDVTVVGHGAMVSTLLQAADIAAEEGTSLEVVDLRSISPIDYGPLLDSVHRTGRLVVAQEAYGNVSVGSEIAATVAERAFYSLEAPVLRVSGFDTPFPPASLEAEFLPSPDRVLEAVDRALAF from the coding sequence ATGGCCAAGGCGATCAACGCGGGCCTTCGCGACGCGCTCCGCGACGACGAGAAGGTCCTGCTGATGGGCGAGGACATCGGTTCGCTCGGCGGGGTGTTCCGCGTCACCGAGGGCCTGAAGGCGGAATTCGGCGAGCATCGCGTGCTCGACACCCCGCTGGCCGAGTCGGGCATCGTCGGCACGGCGATCGGCCTCGCGATGCGCGGCTATCGCCCCGTCGTCGAGATCCAGTTCGACGGCTTCATCTTCCCCGCGTTCGACCAGATCACGACGCAGCTCTCCCGGCAGACGCTCCGGCACGACGGTTCGGTGTCGATGCCCGTCGTCATCCGCGTGCCGTACGGCGGTCACATCGGGTCGATCGAGCACCACCAGGAGAGCCCCGAGGCGTACTTCGCGCACACCCCGGGCCTGCGGGTCGTGAGCCCGTCGAACCCGCACGACGCGTACTGGATGATCCGCGAGGCGATCGAGTCGAACGACCCGGTCCTGTACTTCGAGCCGAAGAGCCGGTACTGGCCGAAGGGCGCGGTCGACCTCGACCACGCGGGTCTGCCGCTCCACGCGAGCCGCGTCGTCCGGCAGGGCACCGACGTGACCGTCGTGGGGCACGGCGCGATGGTGTCGACGCTGCTGCAGGCCGCCGACATCGCCGCCGAGGAGGGCACGAGCCTGGAGGTGGTCGACCTGCGGAGCATCTCCCCCATCGACTACGGCCCCCTGCTCGATTCGGTGCACCGCACCGGGAGACTCGTCGTCGCGCAGGAGGCGTACGGCAACGTCTCGGTCGGATCCGAGATCGCCGCGACGGTCGCCGAGCGGGCGTTCTACTCGCTCGAGGCCCCGGTGCTGCGGGTCTCGGGGTTCGACACCCCGTTCCCGCCGGCATCGCTCGAGGCGGAGTTCCTGCCGAGCCCCGACCGGGTGCTCGAGGCCGTCGATCGGGCGCTCGCGTTCTGA
- a CDS encoding phage holin family protein, with translation MRFLIKIVVVAFALWLTTLLVAGVKVVPWEDTTVATIVTYLLVALIFGLVNAIVGTFIRIVAFPLYLLTLGLISFIVNGLLLLLVDWISGLMGFGLEVESFWWGVLGAFVLGLFSWLIGLVVRPSSD, from the coding sequence ATGCGCTTCCTCATCAAGATCGTCGTCGTCGCGTTCGCACTGTGGCTCACGACGCTGCTGGTCGCCGGCGTGAAGGTCGTGCCGTGGGAGGACACGACCGTCGCGACGATCGTCACCTACCTGCTGGTGGCGCTCATCTTCGGGCTCGTGAACGCCATCGTCGGCACGTTCATCCGCATCGTCGCGTTCCCGCTGTACCTCCTCACGCTCGGGCTCATCTCGTTCATCGTGAACGGCCTGCTGCTCCTCCTCGTCGACTGGATCTCGGGGCTGATGGGCTTCGGCCTCGAGGTCGAGAGCTTCTGGTGGGGCGTGCTGGGCGCGTTCGTGCTCGGTCTGTTCAGCTGGCTGATCGGGCTCGTCGTCCGGCCGTCGTCGGACTGA
- a CDS encoding histidinol-phosphate transaminase translates to MNAPEPTPVRLRAEIAALPPYRQGRPAPEGGHKLSSNENPFDPLPSVRDAVAATAATINRYPDATALALREALAQRFGVTADEVIIGGGSVSLLAAFIQAAAGAGDEVVYAWRSFEAYPGLVTVSGATSVQVPNRADHGHELDALAAAVTDRTRVVIVCSPNNPTGVIVTADEFEAFMAKVPADLLVLLDEAYIEFVRDEASVDGATLLGRYPNLVILRTFSKAYGLAGLRVGYAIGPVPILDAARATLVPLSVTAASTAAAIASLQPEAEAELLERVGVLADRRDRLADALRATGWPVPHAQGNFVWLPAGEATVEAAEALWDAGVVARPFPGDGVRISVGDEASVDVVVETLRPLAKR, encoded by the coding sequence GTGAATGCACCGGAGCCCACCCCCGTCCGCCTGCGCGCCGAGATCGCGGCGCTGCCGCCGTATCGCCAGGGGCGGCCGGCTCCGGAGGGCGGCCACAAGCTCTCGAGCAACGAGAACCCGTTCGATCCGCTCCCCTCGGTGCGCGATGCGGTCGCCGCGACGGCAGCGACCATCAACCGCTACCCCGATGCCACGGCGCTCGCCCTGCGCGAGGCGCTCGCGCAGCGGTTCGGCGTCACGGCCGACGAGGTCATCATCGGCGGCGGATCCGTGTCGCTGCTCGCCGCGTTCATCCAGGCGGCTGCCGGCGCCGGCGACGAGGTCGTCTACGCGTGGCGGTCGTTCGAGGCATATCCCGGGCTGGTGACGGTGTCGGGTGCGACGAGCGTGCAGGTGCCGAACCGGGCCGATCACGGGCACGAGCTCGACGCACTCGCCGCGGCGGTCACCGACCGGACGCGCGTCGTCATCGTCTGCTCCCCCAACAACCCGACCGGCGTCATCGTCACCGCCGACGAGTTCGAGGCGTTCATGGCCAAGGTGCCTGCCGACCTCCTCGTGCTGCTCGACGAGGCGTACATCGAGTTCGTCCGCGATGAGGCATCCGTCGACGGCGCGACGCTGCTGGGTCGCTACCCGAACCTGGTGATCCTGCGGACGTTCTCGAAGGCGTACGGGCTCGCGGGCCTGCGCGTGGGTTACGCGATCGGGCCGGTTCCGATCCTCGACGCGGCACGCGCCACGCTCGTACCGCTCAGCGTGACGGCGGCATCCACCGCGGCCGCGATCGCGTCGCTCCAACCCGAGGCGGAGGCCGAGCTGCTCGAGCGCGTCGGAGTGCTCGCCGACCGGCGCGACCGGCTCGCGGATGCGCTGCGTGCGACCGGATGGCCCGTGCCGCATGCCCAGGGCAACTTCGTGTGGCTGCCCGCCGGCGAGGCGACGGTCGAGGCGGCCGAGGCGCTCTGGGACGCGGGCGTGGTGGCGAGGCCGTTCCCGGGTGACGGCGTGCGCATCAGCGTGGGCGACGAGGCATCCGTCGACGTCGTCGTCGAGACGCTGCGGCCGCTCGCGAAGCGCTGA
- a CDS encoding phosphotransferase produces the protein MTDAPPPDVHVDAALVRRLVAEQHPDLVGPGAVAPATVELVANGWDNVIFRLGDRYAVRMPRRELGAQLIERELRWLPELAPALPVPVPAPVRRGAPAAGYPYAWSIVPWFEGEEAASVDRASRGPSAAALAAFVGALGAPAPAGAPRSPFRGVPLADRDAGMRERLSSPELAAALPDATMAELAAVWAAAVAAPVHDAAPVWVHGDLHPANLLLRGASDSGGPPGALAAVLDFGDLTAGDPATDLATAWLTFDDAGRAEFRGAVDAAGRTDAATWARARGWALVLAVAILTTTGAGGRLGRMATETIPEVLSDP, from the coding sequence ATGACGGATGCCCCTCCCCCGGACGTGCACGTCGACGCGGCGCTCGTGCGCCGCCTGGTCGCCGAGCAGCATCCCGACCTGGTCGGGCCGGGCGCAGTGGCACCGGCCACGGTCGAGCTCGTCGCGAACGGCTGGGACAACGTGATCTTCCGCCTGGGCGACCGGTACGCGGTGCGGATGCCCCGTCGCGAGCTCGGCGCGCAGCTCATCGAGCGCGAGCTGCGATGGCTGCCGGAGCTCGCGCCGGCACTCCCGGTTCCGGTGCCGGCGCCGGTGCGCCGGGGTGCGCCCGCGGCCGGCTACCCCTACGCCTGGAGCATCGTGCCGTGGTTCGAGGGCGAGGAGGCGGCATCCGTCGACCGCGCGTCGCGAGGTCCTTCGGCCGCGGCGCTCGCCGCGTTCGTCGGCGCGCTGGGTGCGCCGGCGCCGGCGGGCGCCCCGCGCAGTCCGTTCCGCGGCGTGCCGCTCGCCGACCGCGACGCGGGGATGCGCGAGCGCCTCTCATCGCCCGAGCTCGCGGCAGCCCTGCCGGATGCGACGATGGCGGAGCTGGCGGCCGTCTGGGCGGCCGCGGTCGCGGCACCTGTGCACGATGCTGCGCCGGTGTGGGTGCACGGCGACCTGCACCCCGCGAACCTGCTGCTGCGCGGGGCATCCGATTCCGGCGGCCCGCCCGGTGCGCTCGCGGCCGTCCTCGACTTCGGGGACCTCACCGCCGGCGACCCGGCGACCGACCTGGCGACCGCGTGGCTCACCTTCGACGACGCGGGGAGGGCAGAGTTCCGAGGCGCGGTCGACGCGGCCGGGCGCACGGATGCCGCGACGTGGGCCCGCGCACGCGGCTGGGCACTGGTGCTGGCGGTCGCCATCCTCACGACGACCGGCGCCGGCGGTCGGCTCGGCCGGATGGCGACCGAGACCATCCCCGAGGTCTTGAGCGATCCGTGA
- a CDS encoding dihydrolipoamide acetyltransferase family protein — MSEIRFPLPDVGEGLTEAEIVQWRVSPGDRLELDQVFVEIETAKSLVELPSAFEGVVSELLVDEGVTVDVGTPILVIRTEAGAEASGAVPAVSPDAAAEAPAQPAAQAGSEADAEGGAVLVGHGSQGPARSRRRRHPSPGGAHETLARPATPAPRVIPPSPETQPVPPAASAAASAPAASAGVAAAPPAPDVQVFAKPPIRKLAKDLGVDLSRVTPTGPIGDITRDDVIREASQASVFRNIQTPEQPADRETRIPVKGVRKAIAQAMVQSAFSAPHVSVFVDVDATRTMEYLKRLKASPDYAGIRISPLLIMAKAMLWAVRRNPTVNAQWTDDEIIVKHYVNLGIAAATPRGLIVPNVKNAQDMSMVELATALEQLTLTAREGKTQPAEMQNGTITITNIGVFGMDTGTPILNPGEVGIVALGTIRQKPWVVDGEVRPRFVTTIGGSFDHRVVDGDVVSRFVADVASIIEEPALLLE, encoded by the coding sequence ATGAGCGAGATCCGGTTCCCACTGCCCGACGTCGGCGAGGGCCTGACCGAGGCCGAGATCGTGCAGTGGCGCGTCTCCCCCGGCGACCGCCTCGAACTCGACCAGGTGTTCGTCGAGATCGAGACGGCGAAGTCGCTCGTCGAGCTGCCGAGCGCGTTCGAGGGCGTCGTGTCGGAGCTGCTCGTCGACGAGGGCGTGACGGTCGACGTCGGCACGCCGATCCTCGTGATCCGGACGGAGGCGGGCGCCGAGGCATCCGGCGCGGTCCCTGCCGTCTCGCCGGATGCCGCCGCGGAAGCACCCGCGCAGCCGGCCGCGCAGGCGGGCTCAGAGGCCGACGCCGAGGGCGGCGCGGTGCTCGTGGGCCACGGCAGCCAGGGTCCGGCGCGCAGCCGTCGACGCCGGCACCCCTCGCCCGGTGGCGCGCACGAGACGCTCGCCCGCCCGGCCACGCCCGCGCCGCGGGTCATCCCGCCGTCGCCCGAGACCCAGCCCGTGCCGCCGGCGGCATCCGCCGCGGCATCGGCACCGGCGGCGTCCGCCGGGGTCGCTGCCGCACCGCCCGCGCCCGACGTGCAGGTGTTCGCGAAGCCGCCCATCCGCAAGCTCGCGAAGGACCTCGGCGTCGACCTCTCGCGGGTGACCCCGACCGGGCCGATCGGCGACATCACGCGGGACGACGTGATCCGCGAGGCGAGCCAGGCGAGCGTGTTCCGCAACATCCAGACCCCCGAGCAGCCGGCCGACCGCGAGACCCGCATCCCCGTGAAGGGCGTGCGCAAGGCGATCGCGCAGGCGATGGTGCAGAGTGCATTCTCCGCGCCGCATGTATCCGTCTTCGTCGATGTCGATGCCACCCGAACGATGGAGTACCTCAAGCGGCTGAAGGCCTCACCCGACTACGCGGGCATCCGGATCTCGCCGCTGCTCATCATGGCGAAGGCCATGCTGTGGGCGGTGCGCCGGAACCCGACCGTCAACGCGCAGTGGACCGACGACGAGATCATCGTCAAGCACTACGTGAACCTCGGCATCGCTGCGGCGACGCCGCGCGGGCTCATCGTGCCGAACGTCAAGAACGCGCAGGACATGTCGATGGTCGAGCTCGCGACCGCCCTCGAGCAGCTGACGCTCACGGCGCGCGAGGGCAAGACGCAGCCGGCAGAGATGCAGAACGGCACGATCACGATCACGAACATCGGCGTGTTCGGCATGGACACGGGAACGCCGATCCTCAACCCGGGCGAGGTCGGCATCGTCGCGCTCGGCACGATCAGGCAGAAGCCCTGGGTCGTCGACGGCGAGGTGCGTCCTCGCTTCGTCACGACGATCGGCGGATCGTTCGATCACCGGGTGGTCGACGGCGACGTGGTCTCGCGCTTCGTCGCGGATGTCGCGTCGATCATCGAGGAGCCCGCGCTCCTGCTGGAGTGA
- a CDS encoding epoxide hydrolase family protein → MHTTPFRIDVPAEVLDDLAARLRNTRWPNEAGDGVPGTGPTLPSVRALAEYWLDGYDWPAEQAALNAVPHLMAEVGGATLHVVHAPSEDADAVPILLLHGWADSFVRYRHLIAPLTDASADVPFHVVVPSLPGFDFSSQPPAGELRAAQIAQQLGELMSGLGYERFMVHGGDWGSVVAQEVARAFPERVIGMHLTDLPFIDLFMVDRAEVDDEERAYLEAVDAWGEKDGYYIPVQSHRPLTLSYALSDSPVGLAAWLRDHFERLATSPISDDDFLTNVMTYWVAGTIRSSMRLYSEGTEWDEEGSEWDAGSDADAAWSTDAAPADAAPTDAAWSDAAPSTDAAAEGAWGAGSDDAGGWSLKIDVPTAMQIFPDDIASAPRVFCDRFFDVQRYTVEAEGGHFAALEVPEAVVADLRTFAASLREPSDSALAVG, encoded by the coding sequence ATGCACACCACCCCCTTCCGCATCGACGTCCCGGCGGAGGTCCTGGACGACCTCGCCGCCCGGCTGCGCAACACGCGCTGGCCGAACGAGGCGGGCGACGGAGTCCCAGGCACCGGTCCGACGCTGCCGTCGGTGCGCGCGCTCGCCGAGTACTGGCTCGACGGCTACGACTGGCCGGCCGAGCAGGCGGCGCTGAACGCCGTCCCGCACCTCATGGCCGAGGTCGGTGGCGCCACCCTGCACGTCGTGCACGCGCCGTCGGAGGATGCCGATGCCGTGCCGATCCTGCTGCTGCACGGCTGGGCGGACTCGTTCGTGCGCTACCGGCACCTGATCGCCCCGCTGACGGATGCCTCGGCCGACGTCCCGTTCCACGTCGTGGTGCCGTCGCTGCCCGGCTTCGACTTCTCGTCGCAGCCCCCCGCGGGCGAGCTGCGGGCCGCGCAGATCGCGCAGCAGCTCGGCGAGCTGATGTCGGGCCTCGGCTACGAGCGGTTCATGGTGCACGGCGGCGACTGGGGTTCCGTCGTCGCGCAGGAGGTGGCCCGGGCGTTCCCCGAGCGCGTCATCGGGATGCACCTGACCGACCTGCCCTTCATCGACCTGTTCATGGTCGACCGCGCCGAGGTCGACGACGAGGAACGCGCCTACCTCGAGGCCGTCGACGCGTGGGGCGAGAAGGACGGCTACTACATCCCGGTGCAGTCGCACCGTCCGCTCACCCTCAGCTACGCGCTGAGCGACTCGCCCGTCGGGCTCGCCGCGTGGCTCCGCGACCACTTCGAGCGGCTCGCCACCTCGCCGATTAGCGACGACGACTTCCTCACGAACGTGATGACCTACTGGGTCGCCGGCACCATCCGCTCGTCGATGCGGCTGTACTCCGAAGGCACCGAGTGGGACGAGGAGGGCTCCGAGTGGGATGCCGGGTCGGACGCGGACGCTGCATGGTCTACGGATGCTGCGCCTGCGGACGCTGCACCGACGGATGCTGCGTGGTCGGATGCCGCGCCGTCAACGGATGCCGCAGCGGAAGGTGCCTGGGGCGCCGGCTCCGACGACGCAGGCGGCTGGTCGCTGAAGATCGACGTGCCGACCGCGATGCAGATCTTCCCGGACGACATCGCCTCGGCGCCGCGCGTGTTCTGCGACCGGTTCTTCGACGTGCAGCGGTACACCGTCGAGGCCGAGGGCGGGCATTTCGCCGCGCTCGAGGTGCCCGAGGCGGTCGTCGCGGACCTTCGGACGTTCGCGGCGTCGCTCCGTGAGCCGTCCGACTCCGCGCTCGCCGTCGGGTGA
- a CDS encoding thiamine pyrophosphate-dependent dehydrogenase E1 component subunit alpha, with product MAALERDFSAPTLQLLTHDGELRPTPEAEQFLPVIEALADAELEQFYRDMLVSRRIDIAGANLQRQGQLALWVPSHGQEAAQVGSARAARPQDHIFPSYREHIVGMIRGLDPVKILSLLRGITLGGWKPEENGNFHLYTLVLASQTLHATGYAMGMTFDGATATGDPERDQAVLVYFGDGSTSQGDANEALVFAASYQTPQVFLVQNNQWAISVPVSRQSRSPISRRGGGFGMPGVRIDGNDVLVSYAVSRTALEEARSGLGPSFIEAVTYRMGAHTTADDPTKYRTQDEVDYWELRDPITRYRTWLEGRGASAAFFDEAEAEAQDAASDVRRRALELPAPTREVIFEHVYSEPHPLMQDQYAWLDRFERSLDGDVA from the coding sequence GTGGCCGCCCTTGAACGAGACTTCTCCGCGCCGACGCTCCAGCTCCTGACGCATGACGGCGAACTGCGCCCGACGCCCGAGGCCGAGCAGTTCCTCCCCGTGATCGAGGCGCTCGCCGACGCCGAGCTCGAGCAGTTCTACCGCGACATGCTCGTCTCGCGCCGCATCGACATCGCCGGCGCGAACCTGCAGCGGCAGGGCCAGCTCGCCCTGTGGGTGCCGAGCCACGGCCAGGAGGCGGCGCAGGTCGGCTCGGCGCGAGCCGCCCGGCCGCAGGACCACATCTTCCCGTCGTATCGCGAGCACATCGTCGGCATGATCCGCGGCCTCGACCCGGTGAAGATCCTCTCGCTGCTGCGCGGCATCACGCTCGGCGGATGGAAGCCCGAGGAGAACGGCAACTTCCACCTCTACACGCTCGTGCTCGCATCGCAGACGCTGCACGCGACCGGGTACGCGATGGGCATGACGTTCGACGGGGCGACCGCGACCGGCGATCCCGAGCGAGATCAGGCCGTCCTCGTCTACTTCGGCGACGGTTCGACCTCGCAGGGCGATGCGAACGAGGCACTGGTCTTCGCCGCGAGCTACCAGACGCCGCAGGTCTTCCTCGTGCAGAACAACCAGTGGGCGATCTCGGTGCCGGTCTCGCGCCAGTCGCGGAGCCCGATCTCGCGCCGCGGCGGTGGCTTCGGCATGCCGGGGGTGCGCATCGACGGCAACGACGTGCTCGTCAGCTACGCCGTGAGCCGCACGGCCCTCGAGGAGGCGCGTTCGGGCCTCGGCCCGAGCTTCATCGAGGCCGTCACCTACCGCATGGGCGCGCACACGACCGCGGACGATCCCACGAAGTACCGCACGCAGGACGAGGTCGACTACTGGGAGCTGCGCGACCCGATCACCCGGTACCGCACCTGGCTCGAGGGCCGCGGCGCTTCTGCGGCGTTCTTCGACGAGGCCGAGGCCGAGGCGCAGGACGCGGCATCCGATGTGCGTCGGCGTGCGCTCGAGCTGCCGGCGCCGACCCGCGAGGTGATCTTCGAGCACGTCTACTCGGAGCCGCACCCGCTCATGCAGGACCAGTACGCCTGGCTCGACCGCTTCGAACGCAGCCTCGACGGAGACGTCGCATGA